A single genomic interval of Spinacia oleracea cultivar Varoflay chromosome 6, BTI_SOV_V1, whole genome shotgun sequence harbors:
- the LOC130462452 gene encoding non-specific lipid-transfer protein-like codes for MASSAAVVIKLACTTTLLLLCMVLTTPPQQAEAAITCGVVTSKLTPCISFLKGGPAPAAACCNGVRFIRAAPLADRRTACSCIVDLAKSLSGINYGKAFSLPGKCGVSIPFALSCSTMQ; via the exons ATGGCTAGCTCAGCTGCAGTTGTGATCAAGTTAGCTTGCACAACCACGTTATTGTTGTTGTGCATGGTGCTAACTACACCACCACAACAAGCTGAGGCCGCCATAACTTGCGGCGTTGTTACAAGCAAACTGACCCCTTGTATTAGCTTCCTTAAGGGTGGCCCCGCCCCGGCAGCCGCCTGCTGTAACGGAGTTAGGTTCATTAGAGCCGCCCCACTTGCTGATCGGAGAACTGCGTGTAGCTGCATTGTAGATCTTGCTAAGTCTTTGTCAGGGATTAATTATGGGAAGGCGTTTTCTTTACCTGGAAAGTGTGGTGTTAGTATTCCCTTCGCCCTTAGCTGCAGCAC CATGCAGTAA